The sequence ctgatacaacacaggtactatagggcagacggtatcacacagcctcgtctgattcccaccggggtggaacacacagcatcacctagtactgatacaacacaggtactatggggcagacagtatcacacagcctcgtctgattcccaccggggtggaacacacagcatcacctagtactgatacaTTAAACTACCGCAGTAATGTCaacaaacactcatacactactctataaaaaaattattaagagcatgaaaaactaaaagaaatatggtaaaataagggtaatagcaaaaatttcgagctcaatcataggcacaagaaaaaagaataaactGGTGAAGCCATCGCTTACATCACATCAGCAAATGAGTGGACGCatcataaatttatttatttgggttttttatgccatgttgaacgtgtgtcatttaatggcagaaCTGGGTATTATATAtctgtcttatcttgtctttattttttggtccattttatattttcatttttattgtaatgGCAGCGAGGTAGGTTAGTAcgggggggtattccagaaagcgggttaagtgattaaaccgggtaaGTTAACTCTGAATTACCAAAAACTCGAggttttccgttccagaaaccgagattaaagagAACCTGAgtcagttactatagcaacttacgctctgaagctaacctgctcgctggcaggttaacttaaacctaaACCGGGGTTACTCGTACTTTTCTCATGCAAACATGGCGTGTCCTTtcctccaggatccagttgatATCGAAGCGCAAATTATTCGCAGAGCTCTTCGTCGCGAACGAGTAATTAGACCCAGATTAGACATACTTTCATTTCCCGATGAATTTCTCCGCGAACGCTACCGTTTTTCCTCGCAGTCAATTATATACCTAAACAATATTCTTAAGCCACACATTTCAAATATCACACATCGTGGATCAGCCCTCACTTCTTTGCAGACTTTATGCATTGCTCTCCGTTTTTTTGCCAATAGATCTTTTTTATACAATGTAGGAGACGCTGAACACCTAGGCAAGGCAACTGTATGTCGGTCAGTCCGCAAAGTATGCCTAGCATTAAAACGGTTGTTGTACAATTTTGTGGTGTTCCCTGGGCATAAGCCTATAATGAACATCAAAGAGGAATTCCATAGAATTGCAGGTTTGTCTTAATTAACAAAGATTACAAAATGATAAAACACATGGGAAGAAATAGATAAATAGCTCAGTACCATTTAATATTTCAGGATTTCCAAGAGTCattggatgcatggatggaacCCACATTCCTATTAAAGCACCTGCAGAAAATGAAGAGGATTATGTAAACAGAAAATCCTTCCACAGCATTAAcatacaggtagtgaccatCATAAATGtactactttttaaaaaaataaaagtgtaacattaaataAGTTACATAAACTTATTGTTCTCCTCCATTAAGATCATATGTGATGCTACCAACATCATTACAAATGTTGAAGCCAAATGGCCAGGCTCTGTGCATGATGCAGGGATTTTTCATGAGTCTGCACTATACCATACATTTGATCAAGGTAAGCCTGTGGTACTTTTGCTATGAGTGTGGTTCACATTCAGTATAATGTTACATTGGTTCAGTTTTAAATCACTGCACCCCCTGTGTTCTTACAGGACAATATGACGGCCTCATTCTTGCAGACAGAGGGTATTCCCCATTGCCATATGTGATGACACCATACCCTGACCCTGGACCTGGACCACAGTCACGCCACAAACTGGCCCTCTGCAGAACAAGAGCAAGGGTTGAAATGACAATCGGTATCCTCAAGGCCAGGTTTCAGTGCCTGCGGGGGCTCAGGGTCACCCCAGAGAGGGCATGTGACATTATAGTGGCATGTGTGGTATTGCACAACATTGCCACCATCAGAAGGGAGCAACATCCTGCCATACCCCAAATAGATGATGAGGAGGAACCTCATCTTAATGTACTTGAACACAGAACACTGCATGGAATTAACAGactggtgtgtgtttgatgatgCCACAAGCAGCCTGGATGAATACAC is a genomic window of Trichomycterus rosablanca isolate fTriRos1 chromosome 4, fTriRos1.hap1, whole genome shotgun sequence containing:
- the LOC134311813 gene encoding putative nuclease HARBI1, translated to MACPFLQDPVDIEAQIIRRALRRERVIRPRLDILSFPDEFLRERYRFSSQSIIYLNNILKPHISNITHRGSALTSLQTLCIALRFFANRSFLYNVGDAEHLGKATVCRSVRKVCLALKRLLYNFVVFPGHKPIMNIKEEFHRIAGFPRVIGCMDGTHIPIKAPAENEEDYVNRKSFHSINIQIICDATNIITNVEAKWPGSVHDAGIFHESALYHTFDQGQYDGLILADRGYSPLPYVMTPYPDPGPGPQSRHKLALCRTRARVEMTIGILKARFQCLRGLRVTPERACDIIVACVVLHNIATIRREQHPAIPQIDDEEEPHLNVLEHRTLHGINRLVTRIKYNNDKPWFNAKLKQLRRSKEVAYRSGDRALYNQARNTLTKEIKAAKKNYSNKLSSMMSKNEPSTVCRTSPATKGHLHRQWEIVNWLQV